The window CGTCAATCCGCAGTCCACGCTGCTGCTCGGCCAGGCGCGCGGCGCGTGCATCACGGCGCTGGTGTCGAACAACCTGCCGGTCTCCGAATACACCGCGCTGCAGATGAAGAAGGCCATCGTCGGCCACGGCCGGGCCGACAAGTCGCAGGTGCAGGAGATGGTGAAGCGGCTGCTGAAGCTGCCGGTGCTGCCCGGCAAGGACGCGGCGGATGCCCTGGGCATGGCCATCACCCACGCCCATGTGGGCCATGCCATGGCCCGGCTTGCCGCAGCCACCCCGCTGGCGCGCAAGACCAGCGGCATGTACCGCGACGGGCGCACGCACTAGCGCTCGCGACTGCTCAGCCGGGAGACAACCGCAGCGGCGCAGCGTGGCCGAGGCCGGGGGCCTCCGCCACGCTGCGCGTACCTTGAGGATTCAGCTTGAACAGCCTCACGGCACGCGACAGTTGCACGGCCTGATCGGCCAATGAGGCCGATGCCGCGGCCGACTGCTCCACCAGCGCGGCGTTCTGCTGCGTCATCTGGTCGAGCTGCTGGATCGAACCGCTGATCTCGCCGATGCCCCGGCCCTGCTCGGCGGCGGAGGCGGCGAGCTCGCCCATGATGCCGGTCACCTGGCGCACGCTTTTCACGATTTCGTCCATGGTCTGGCCCGCATCGCCGACCAGCCGCGCGCCGCCCTGCACCCGCTCCACCGAGGCGCCGATCAGGTCGCGGATCTCCTTGGCCGCCTGGGCCGAGCGCTGGGCCAGGCCGCGCACCTCGCTGGCCACCACGGCGAAGCCGCGGCCCTGTTCGCCTGCACGGGCCGCTTCCACCGCCGCGTTGAGCGCCAGGATGTTGGTCTGGAAGGCGATGCCGTCGATCACACCGATGATGTCGGCGATCTTCCTGGAACTGGTGTTGATCTCGTCCATGGTGCGCACCACCTGCGAGACCACGTTGCCGCCGCGCTCGGCCACCTCGGCCGCCGTCGAGGCAAAAGTGTTCGCCTGGCGCGAGGCGCTGCCGCTCTTCTCGGCGCCGTCCATGAGTTCCGCCATCGACGACGCGGCCTGCTGCAGGTTGTTGGCCGTCTGTTCGGTGCGCTCGCTCAGGTCCTGGTTGCCGCTGGCGATCTCGCTGCTGGCCAGCGAGATGCTTTCCCCGGCGCTCTGCACTTCGCGCACCAGCCCGCGCAGCGACTCCTGCATGCGCGCCATGGCCTGCACGAGCTGGCCGACTTCGTCCTGGGCGCTGGTGTCCACGTCCACCGAGAGGTCGCCCTGGGCGATGCGGTCGGCCAGCGCGCTGGCCCGCGCCAGCGAACGCGAGATGGCGCGCACGCTGAACAGGGTCAGCGGGATCAGCACGGCCAGCGAAAGCGCCAGGATGGCCGCAAGCCAGCCGGCCAGCATCGCCGTGCGCTCCTCCAGGCCTTGCTGCGCCGCCTGCATCTGGCTGCGCGAAGCCGCCACCAGTTCGGAGAGCAGCTTGTCGGCGTTTTCCATGTGGGCTTTCACCCGGTCGGCGTAGGCGCCGGCCACCGCCCCGTCGATCTGCGCCCGCTCGATCTGCTCGAGCACCGGGGCGATGCCGTCCTCGTACTGCTTGAGCAGCGCGGTCACGCCATCGATGCCTTTCACGAAGCCTGCGTCCGACGCCTGCCGCTTGCGCAGGGTGGCCATGCCGGTGCGCAGCGCCGCCAGCGACTTGCCCCAGCTTTCGCGCAGGGCCGCCACCTCGACGGCGTTGTTGCCGCTGATGATGACGTCCTTCTCCAGGCGCCGCACCTGACCCAGCGTGGTGCGCAGATCACCCACATCGGTGAGTGCGGGCACTTTCTGGGTCAGCAGTTCCGTCATGGTGCCGCGCGTGCTGTCGAGCGCGACATAACCCATGGCGCCGATCAGCACCAGCGCCAGCAGAGAAAACACCATGCTGAAGTACAGCCGGGCCCGGATGGATAAACGGTTGAAGAGTGGCACTGATTTTTCCAGATGAAGTAACAATTTGAAGCCAAAGCAACTTTAATTCCCGACGCACTTGCTTTTCGGCACAAATCGCCACTTCCGTACTGAAATTTCCAAACTGCCCCAGGCTGCCCTGGCCAAGCCATCGCACAGCCGGCTGAACTCAGGCCAGTACCGAGGCCGGCATTCTCGATTCGGCATACACGCAGCCGAAGCGGTTGTGCAGGAAGGCGTCGAGGGTCATCTGCTCCTGGCCGACAAAACCGGCGGTCGGCAAAACCTCCTGCGCCACCAGATCGATCGCGCAGCAGATGCCGGCGGCGGTGGTGAGCTGGATCGCGCTCAGCGTCTGCCCGTCGAGCGGCTGGCCGACGATGCGCGCCGAATACGACTCCTGGATCAACCGCTGGCCACGGTAGCCCGAGGCGGTGGCGAAGACCACGATCACGTCCTGCTCGGTGGCCGGAATCGCGGCCTCGAAGATGTCCTTCAGCAGGTCGCGCCGGTCACGCAGGCGCAGGTCGTTGAGCAACAGCTTCATGATGGCGCAATGGCCCGGGTAACGCACCGACTTGTAGTCCACGTTGCGGGCGCGGCCGCGCAGGGTTTCGGTCAGCGTGCCGAGCCCACCCGAGGTGTTGAAGGCTTCGTATTCCACGCCGTCGAGCGCAAAGGTCTCGAGTCCTTCCAGCGCCGGGACCTGCACCGGCATGCCATCGACCAGCGCCTCGCAGGGGTTGCAGTACTCGTTGATCAGGCCTTCGGTGCTCCAGGTGAGGTTGTAGCGCAGCGTGTTCAGCGGATAGCGCGGCAACGCACCGACGCGCATGCGCAGGTCGAGCACGCGGTCGAAACGTCCCGCCAGGTCGTTGCCGACCACGCCGATGAAGCCCGGCGCCAGCCCGCATTGCGGCATCAGCACGCTGCGCGCACCCTTGGCCAGGCCGCGGATCGCTTGCGTGCTTTGCACATCCTCGGTGAGGTCGAAGTAGTGCACGCCTTCCGCCGCGCAGACGGCCGCCACGGCCACGGCGCGGTGGAACGGCAAGGCATTGAGCACCGCGAAACGGCCCGTCACGGCCTGGCGCAACGAAGCGTCGTCGTCGCCGTTCTCGATCAGCGCCACCTCGAAGCCGAGCGCCTGCAGGCGCCGCAGGCTGCCCGCGTCCTGGTCGGCGACACACACCTCGTAGGCGCCCGAACGCCGCAGCAACAGCGCAATCGCGAAACCGATCTTGCCCGCACCGAGGACGGTGACCGTGCGACGGAAAGTAGTGGAGGTGTTCATGGTCGGCCCTTGACGTGTTGCGATGGCCCATCGTAGGCAACAGGGGCGTCGATGCGTAGCGCACATAGCGTCAAAAAGTCGTATAGTTTTTGACAGAACGACTTAATTACTAATCAAAACGACTTCACGCCATGGCTACGCTGGACGATACCGACCGCCGCCTGCTCAGCCTGCTGCAGGCCAACGCGCGCGAGCCCGTGGCCGAGCTTGCACGCAAACTCAAGCTGGCGCGCACCACGGTGGTCACCCGCATCGCGCGGCTGGAACGGGAAGGTGTGGTGGCCGGTTACGGCGTGCGCCTGGGACAGCGGCTCGAAGGTTCGGCGGTACGCGCCTATTGCGGCCTGAGCATTCAGCCCAAGACCACCGCGGCCGTGCTGAGTGCGCTGATGCGCATGCCGGAGGTCGAGGAAGCCTCGGCGGTCAGCGGACCTTTCGACTACCTGGTGTTCCTGCGCTGCGAAACCCACGAGCAACTCGATGCGCTGCTCGACCGCATCGGCCTGATCGACGGTGTGAACCAGACGCAGACTTCGATCGTGCTGAGCCGCAAGATCGACCGGCGCGGCACGCTCGCGGCGCCCGGATGAAGCGTTACATGGGCTAGATCCGCTCGAGGATCAGCACGGTGAAGAAGCCGCCCGCCGCCAGCAGCGTCCACTTCAGCACCACCCAGCCATAACGCTTGAAGCGCGGCTGGCCCGTGCCGATGTAGAACGCGAAAGACACGGCCGCAGATAGCAGCAACAGCAGGATGGCCCAACGGAAAAGCAGCATCGGAAGACCTGCGCGGGCCTACCAGGCGCGGGCGAGTTGCGCGAAGCCGCGCGGCGCGCGTTTCTCGTCTTCGAAGGTGACGATCTCGTAGGCGTCGGGCTGCGCCAGCAGGGCGCGCAGCAGCTTGTTGTTCATCGCGTGGCCCGAGCGGAAGGCGCTGTAGGCGGCCAGCAGCGGCTTGCCGACGAGGTACAGGTCGCCCATGGCGTCGAGGATCTTGTGCTTGACGAATTCGTCGTCGTAGCGCAGGCCGTCGGCGTTCAGCACCTTGTAATCGTCCATCACGATGGCGTTGTCCAGGCCGCCGCCGAGCGCCAGGCCGTTGGCGCGCATCATCTCCACGTCCTTGGTGAAGCCGAAGGTGCGCGCCCGGGCGATGTCGCGCGAATACGAACCTTCGCCCATGTCGAACTCGACACGCTGGCCGGTGGAGTCCACGGCGGGATGGTCGAAGTCGATCTCGAAGCTGAGCTTGTAGCCGTGGTAGGGATCGAGCCGCGCCCACTTGACGTTGGCGCCCTCGCCTTCGCGCACCTCCACGGGTTGGACGATGCGCATGAAACGCTTGGGCGCGCGCTGCAACTCGATGCCCGCGCTCTGCAGCAGGAACACGAAGGAGGAAGCCGAGCCGTCGAGGATCGGCACTTCCTCGGCGCTGATGTCCACGTACAGGTTGTCGATGCCCAGGCCCGCGCAGGCCGACATCAGATGCTCGACCGTGTGCACCTTGGCGCTGCCGGTCGAGATGGTGGAGGCCATGCGCGTGTCCGTCACGGCCATGGCGGAGATCGGAATGTCCACCGGCTCCGGCAGGTCGACCCGGCGAAAGACGATGCCCGTGTCCGGTGCGGCCGGGCGCAGCGTCAACTCGACGCGCTGGCCGCTGTGCAGACCCACGCCGATGGCGCTGGTCAGGGACTTGAGGGTACGTTGCTGCAGCATCCCTTGATTTTACCGGCGCGCCTCATGCGGATGATCGGAATATCCCGATCACCCGCATAGGCAAGCTCAATCGGCTTGCTTGCGCAGGAAGGCTGGAATCTCGTAGTCGTCCATGCCGCCCGAAGACAGCGCGTCCACGCGTGCGCTGGCCTGCGTGCGGTTCGGCGTGCGCCACACGGCCGGGCCGCGCAGCGAGTCGTAGTCGGGTGTCGCGACGCCCGTCCCGCCCAGGCCGGTGGCCATGCCACCGCCGAGGTTCGGGATCTGGTAGCCGACGTTGTCGGTGCCGGTGCGTTGCACCACCTGCAGCGGAGGCGCCGTGCGGCGCGCGCCCTGGCGGCTCAGGCCGGTGGCGACCACGGTCACGCGGATCTGGTCACCCAGGCTGTCGTCGTAGGCCGTGCCGTAGATCACATGCGCGTCGGGCGAAGCGTAGGCGCGGATGGTGTTCATGGCCAGGCGCGATTCGTTCAGCTTCAGCGAACCCTTGGCGGCGGTGATCAGCACCAGCACGCCCTTGGCGCCCGACAGGTCGATGCCTTCGAGCAGCGGGCAGGCCACGGCCTGTTCGGCGGCGATGCGCGCGCGGTCCGGGCCTTCGGCCACGGCCGTGCCCATCATGGCCTTGCCGGGTTCACCCATCACGGTGCGCACGTCTTCGAAGTCGACGTTCACATGGCCGGGCACGTTGATGATTTCGGCAATGCCGCCCACGGCGTTCTTCAGCACGTCGTTGGCATAGGCGAAGGCCTGGTCCTGCGTGACGTCTTCGCCCAGCACTTCGAGCAGCTTCTCGTTGAGCACCACGATCAGCGAGTCGACGTTGGCTTCGAGCTCGGTCAGGCCGGTGTCGGCATTGGCCATGCGCTTCGGGCCTTCGAACTCGAAGGGCTTGGTGATCACGCCCACGGTCAGGATGCCCATTTCCTTGGCCACGCGGGCGATCACGGGCGCAGCGCCGGTGCCGGTGCCGCCGCCCATGCCGGCGGTAATGAACAGCATGTGGGCGCCGGCGATCGCCGCGCGGATGTCGTCCACGGCGAGTTCCGCGGCCTCACGGCCCTTGTCGGGCTTGCTGCCCGCGCCCAGGCCGCTCTGGCCGAGCTGGATGGTCTTGTGCGCGACGCTGCGGCCCAGGGCCTGGGCGTCGGTGTTGGCGCTGATGAATTCCACGCCTTGCACGGCGCAGCCGATCATGTGTTCGACGGCATTGCCGCCGCCACCGCCGACGCCGATCACCTTGATCTGGGTGCCGAGGTTGAATTCTTCGACTTCAATCATTTCGATAGGCATGTTTTTCTCCTGATGTTCCATTAAGTGCAGTTGCTTGTTTTGAAGGGTTCGGTCTGGTCTTATTTTTTTGAAAGAGGCATCAACACCTCCACGGGGGATGGCAGTGACGCCATCGCCCAGTCAGAAAAGGGGGGCTGCCGCGGGCGAGCCAGAGTTTGTCGTTCATGGCCTAGAAGTTCCCCACGAACCAGTCCTTGACCCGGCCGACGGCGGTCTTCATCGAGCCGTTTTTCTGCGCCACCTTGAAGCCGCGCAGGCGGCCGATGCGCGCTTCTTCGAGCAGGCCCATCACGGTGGCGGCGCGTGGCTGCGACACCATGTCGGACAAGGCGCCCGCATACTTGGGCACGCCGCGGCGCACCGGCTTGAGGAAGATGTCCTCCCCGAGTTCGACCATGCCCGGCATGATCACGCTGCCGCCGGTGAGCACGATGCCCGAGGACAGCACTTCTTCGAAGCCCGACTCACGGATCACCTGTTGCACCAGCGAATAGATTTCCTCGACACGCGGCTCGATCACGCCGGCCAGCGCCTGCTTGCTCAGCATGCGCGGGCCACGGTCGCCGAGGCCGGGCACTTCCACCTGCGCGTCGGGATCGGCCAGCAATTGCTTGGCATAGCCGCTTTCGACCTTGATGTCTTCCGCGTCCTTGGTCGGCGTGCGCAGCGCCATCGCGATGTCGCTGGTGATCAGGTCGCCGGCGATCGGGATCACGGCCGTGTGGCGGATCGCGCCGTTGGTGAAGATCGCCACGTCGGTGGTGCCGGCGCCGATGTCCACCAGCGCCACGCCGAGTTCGCGTTCGTCCTCGGTCAGCACCGAAAGACTGCTGGCCAGCGGGTTCAGCATCAGTTGGTCCACGTCCAGGCCGCAGCGGCGCACGCACTTAATGATGTTCTCGGCCGCACTTTGCGCGCCGGTGACGATGTGCACCTTGGCTTCCAGGCGGATGCCGCTCATGCCGATCGGCTCCTTCACGTCCTGGCCATCGATCACGAATTCCTGCGGCTCGACCAGCAGCAGGCGCTGGTCGGTGCTGATGTTGATGGCCTTGGCCGTCTCGACCACGCGCGCCACGTCGGCGGCCGTGACCTCGCGGTCCTTCACCGCCACCATGCCGCTCGAATTGATGCCGCGGATGTGGCTGCCGGTGATGCCGGTGTAGACGTGCGAGATCTTGCAGTCGGCCATCAGCTCGGCCTCCTTCAGCGCGAGCTGGATGCTCTGCACCGTGGCGTCGATGTTGACCACCACGCCGCGCTTCAAGCCGTTGCTCGGCGCCACGCCGAAGCCGGCCAGCTTCAATTCACCGCCCGACATGACCTCGGCCACCACCACCATCACCTTGGCGGTGCCGATGTCGAGTCCGACGACCAGATCCTTGTACTCTTTTGCCATAAGTGCGTCCTGTATTCCCGTATTCGTTCTGCTCAGTGCGTCGTTGTTGCTGTTTTCTTCTTGGGCGGCGGTGGTGCCGTCCCTGTGCTCACCCCGCGCATGCGCAACGCATAACCCTCGCCATACCGCAGGTCGGCGCGTTCCACCGCCTCGACCGTGCGCCCATATTGCCCCGCCACCTGGCTGATGGTGGCGATGAAACGTTGTGCGCGCTGCACGATCTCGTCGCTCGTGCCGCGCCCGAGTTCGATCACCGCGCCGCCGTCGGTGGCCACGCGCCAGCCACCGCGGTTGCTCAGGTCCACCTCTTCCAGGCCCACGTCGAGCGGCTCGAACAGCGGCGCGAGCACGCGGTACATGCCCAGCACCTGGCCCGACTCCTCGGCCGGCCCGGTCAGGCGCGGCAGATCTTCGCGCTCGACCTCGTCCACGTTGGCCTCGAAGATCTCGCCGTAGTTGTTGAGCAGCCGCGACTCGCCTTCCGGCCCCCAATAGGCCGCCGCCTGGTGCTCCTGCAGGATCACGCGCAGGTGGTTGGGGAACTCGCGCCGCACCACGGCCTGACGCACCCAGGGCACGGTCTCGAAGGCGCTCTTGGTGGCGGCCAGGTCGATCGTGAAGAAGTTGCCGCGCACCTTGTTGGCGATGTTGGCGCGCAGCGTCAATGCGTTGTTGTGGCTGACTTCGCCCTGCACGGTGATGCCCGAGATGGTGAACATCGGCTGGCGCAGCGCCCACCACACGCCACTGGCCAGCAACAGCACGGCAAAGCCCAGGAACAGGACCGAAGCGGTCGCGTTCATGAGCTTGACGTCCGTCGGCACGGCCAGCTGGGGTCTCATGGCTGAGGCGCTCCCGGTGCGTTGTCCAGCGCCGCGGCCTGCAAGAGCCGCAGGCACAGGGCTTCGTACGACAGGCCGGCGGCACGGGCCGACATCGGCACCAGCGAATGGCTGGTCATGCCGGGCGAGGTGTTGATCTCCAGCAGGTAGGGCTTGCGCGTGGCCTTGTCGATCATCACGTCGATGCGCCCCCAGCCGCGGCAGCCGAGCACGCGGTAGGCCTTGAGCACCAGAGCCTGGATCGCCTCCTCTTCGCCGGCGGGCAGGCCGCAGGGCACCAGGTACTGCGTGGTGTCGGTGAAGTACTTGTTCTGGTAGTCGTAGTTGCCTTCGGGCGCGACGATGCGGATCACCGGCAGGGCCTGCGCCTCGTCCCCGGTGCCCAGCACCGGGCAGGTCACCTCGTCGCCTTCGATGAACGCCTCGCACAGCACCTGCGAATCGAGGCGCAGCACGGCGTCCACCGCTTCCACCATGCCCGAGTAGCCCTCGACCTTGTTCACGCCGATGGAAGAACCTTCGCGCGCCGGCTTGACGATCACCGGCAGGCCGAGCTCGTCCGGCACCTCGATCACCTGGCGCCGGTCGATGCTGCCCTGGGCGAGCAGGCGGTATTTCGGCGTCGGCACGCCCTCGGCGATCCAGACCCGCTTGGTCATGATCTTGTCGATGGCGATGCTCGACGCCATCACGCCCGAGCCGGTGTAGGGAATGCCCAGCAGTTCAAGCGCACCCTGCACCGTGCCGTCCTCGCCGAAGCGGCCGTGCAGCGCGATGAAACAGCGCGCGAAGCCCTCGCGCTTGAGCTCGACCAGATCCCGCTCGGCCGGGTCGAACGCATGCGCGTCCACCCCCTGGCTGCGCAGTGCGGCCAGCACGCCGGTGCCCGACATCAGCGACACCTCGCGCTCGGCCGAAGCGCCGCCCATGAGTACGGCAACCTTACCCAGATTTGAATGATTTTGGCCTGTAGCGCTCATTCTTCCACCGCCTGCAGCTCTTTTTTCGATAGCAGATCGACCAGCTTGCCGGGCACGGCGCCGATCGAGCCCGCGCCCATGCACAACACCACGTCGCCGCCCTGTGCCGCGTCGAAGATGCTCTGCGGCATGGCGGCGATGTCGTCGACGAAGACCGGCTCCACGCGGCCGGCCACACGCAGGGCCCGTGCCAGCGCGCGGCCGTCGGCCGCGACGATCGGCGCTTCACCGGCCGCATAGACCTCGGACAGCAGCACGATGTCGGCCTCGCCGATGACCTTGACGAAATCCTCGAAGCAGTCGCGCGTGCGGCTGTAGCGGTGCGGCTGGAAGGCCAGCACCAGCCGCCGGCCCGGGAACGCGCCGCGCGCGGCGGCCAGCGTGGCCGCCATCTCCACCGGATGGTGGCCGTAGTCGTCGACCACGGTGAAGCTGCCGCCGTCGCGTGCCGTGCATTCGCCGTAGGCCTGGAAGCGCCGGCCCACGCCCTGGAAAGTGGCCAGCGCCCGCTGCACCGCCGCATCGGGCACGTTGAGTTCGACCGCCACGGCGATCGCCGACAGCGCATTCAACACGTTGTGCCGGCCAGGAAGGTTGAGCACGACGGCCAGGTCCGGCAGGGTCACGCCATTGCGCCGCTGCACGTTGAAATGCATCTGGCCGCCGACGGCGCGCACGTCGATCGCGCGCACCTGGGCACCCTCGTCGAAGCCATAGCTCGTGACCGGGCAGGTCACGTCGGGCAGGATCTCGCGGATCGCCGGGTCGTCGGTACACAGGATGGCCGTGCCGTAGAAGGGCATGCGGTGCAGGAAGTCGACGAAGGCCTTCTTCAGGTTGCCGAAATCGTGGCCGTAGGTCTCCATGTGGTCGGCGTCGATGTTGGTCACCACCGCCATCACCGGCAGCAGGTGCAGGAAGGAGGCATCGGATTCGTCGGCCTCGACCACGATGTAGTCGCCGCTGCCCAGGCGCGCATTGGCACCGGCACTGTTGAGGCGGCCGCCGATGACGAAGGTCGGATCGAGCCCGGCCTCGACCAGCACGCTGGCCACCAGGCTGGTGGTCGTGGTCTTGCCGTGCGTGCCGGCGATGGCGATGCCCTGCTTCAGGCGCATCAGCTCGGCCAGCATCAGCGCGCGCGGCACGATGGGCACACGGTTCTCGCGCGCAGCCAGCACCTCGGGGTTGTCGGCCTTCACGGCCGTGGACGTGACGATGGCATCGGCACCTTGCACGTTCGCCGGGTCGTGGCCGACGAAGGTGTGGATGCCCAGCCCCGCGAGTCGGCGCAGCGTCGCGCTGTCGCTCTGGTCGGAGCCGGAGACGGTGTAGCCGAGCTTGTGGATCACTTCGGCGATGGCGGACATGCCCGAACCACCGATGCCCACGAAATGCAGATGACGGACGGCATGCTTCATTTGGCTAGCTCCTCGCAGGCTGCGACCACGGCTTCGGTGGCGCCGATCTTTTGCATCTTCTTGGCTTTCAGGGCGCATTGCAGCAAGGTGCTGCGCTCCATTTTGTTGAGCATGGCCGCCAGCCCCACCGGGGTCAGCTCCTTTTGCGGGATCAACCAGCCGCCGCCCTGCTCGACGAGGAACCTGGCGTTGGTGGTCTGGTGGTCGTCCACCGCCGCGGGAAACGGCACGAACAGCGCGGCCACGCCCACGGCGGCGAGTTCGGTCACGGTGCTGGCGCCGGCGCGACAGATCACCATGTCGGCCTCGGCATAGGCCCGGGCGGTGTCGTCGATGAAAGGCGTGAGTTCGGCCTGCACGCCGGCGTCGGCGTAGCTGGCGCGCAGTTCGTCGATCTGCTTGGCGCCGCTCTGGTGCAGCACGATCGGACGCCGGTCTTCGGGAATCATGGCCAGGGCCTTGGGCACGGTGTCGTTGAGCGCACGCGCGCCCAGGCTGCCGCCCACCACGAGCAGCTTCAACGGCCCGCTGCGTCCGGCAAAACGCTCGGCCGGGCCGGGCTGGCACAGGAACGGCGCGCGCAGCGGATTGCCGACCCACGCGGCCTTGGGCCAGACGTTGGGGAACGCAGTGAACACCCGGTCGGCCACGCCCGACAGCACCTTGTTGACCAGGCCGGGCACGGAGTTCTGTTCGTGCAGCACCAGCGACTTGCCGAGCAGTACGCCCATCATGCCGCCGGGGAACGCGATGTAGCCGCCCATGCTCAGCACCACGTCGGGCTGCACACGGCGCACCACCTTGATGCTTTGCCAGAAGGCGCGCAACAGCCGCAGCGGCAGCAGCGCCAGGGTCGCCAGGCTCTTGCCGCGCACGCCGGAGAAGTCGATGGCCTCGAAGGCGAAACCCCGCGGCGGCACGAGCTGGCTTTCCATGCTGCCGGGCACGCCCAGCCAGTGCACGCGCCAGCCACGTTCGCGCAGGGCCTCGGCCACGGCCAGGCCCGGGAAGATGTGCCCTCCCGTGCCGCCAGCCATGACGAGGGCGCAGTGTTGGGTCATGCCCTGCCTCCGTGCATCACTGCGCCGCCCACCACGTTCGCGGTGCTGCCCATTGGGGTGAAATCGGTGTGACTCATGCGCGTATCCCATGCATCAGTTGCCGATTTTCGAAGTCGATCCGCAACACCACGGCCAGCGCAATCAGGTTCCACAGGATCGCCGAGCCGCCGAAGCTCATCAGCGGCAGGGTCAGGCCCTTGGTCGGCAGCGCGCCCAGGTTCACGCCCATGTTGATGAAGGTCTGGAAACCCATCCAGATGCCGACGCCCTGCGCCACCAGGCCCGCGAACAGGCGGTCCAGCGCGATGGCCTGGCGGCCGATGTGCATGATCCGGCGGATCAGCCAGAAGAACAGGCCGATCACCACCACCATGCCGACCAGGCCGAATTCCTCGCCGATCACGGCCAGCAGGAAGTCGGTGTGGGCCTCGGGCAGCCAACTGAGCTTTTCGATGCTGCCGCCCAGCCCCACGCCGAAAATCTCACCGCGGCCGATGGCGATCAGCGAATGCGTGAGCTGGTAGCCCTTGCCCAGCGCATTGGTGTCGCTCCACGGATCGAGGTAGGCGAAGATGCGCGCCCGACGGTAGTCGTTGAAGGCGATCATCAGGCAGAACGCGCCCGTGAGGATGGTGGCGATCAGGAAGAACATGCGCGCGTTCACGCCGCCCAGGAACAGGATGCCCATGGCGATCACGGCGATCACCATGAACGCACCCATGTCGGGTTCGGCCAGCAGCAGGATGCCGATCACGCCGACGGCCACGCCCATCGGCAACACGGCACGCCAGAAGTTTTCCTTCACGTCCATCTTGCGCACCATGTAGTCGGCGGCATACAGCACCACGGCGAACTTGGCCATCTCGGAGGGCTGGAAGTTCATGATGCCCAGGGGCAGCCAGCGCCGCGCACCATAGACCACGCGGCCCACGCCAGGCACCAGCACCAGTACCAACAGGATCAGCGAAAACACGAACAGCCACGGCGCCCAGCGCTCCCAGGTGCGCATGGGCACCTGGAAGGTGATCAGCGCGGCCACGAAGGCCACGCCGAGAAACGCGGCATGCCGGATCAGGAAGAAGTTGTGCGTGTAGTTGGCGAACCGCGGGTTGTCGGGCATGGCGATCGACGCGGAATACACCATCACCAGGCCCCAGGCCAGCAGCGCCACCGTGACCCACAGCAACGGCTGGTCGAAACCCTTCACGTGTTTGGGCTGGC of the Rhodoferax koreense genome contains:
- a CDS encoding cell division protein FtsQ/DivIB; the encoded protein is MRPQLAVPTDVKLMNATASVLFLGFAVLLLASGVWWALRQPMFTISGITVQGEVSHNNALTLRANIANKVRGNFFTIDLAATKSAFETVPWVRQAVVRREFPNHLRVILQEHQAAAYWGPEGESRLLNNYGEIFEANVDEVEREDLPRLTGPAEESGQVLGMYRVLAPLFEPLDVGLEEVDLSNRGGWRVATDGGAVIELGRGTSDEIVQRAQRFIATISQVAGQYGRTVEAVERADLRYGEGYALRMRGVSTGTAPPPPKKKTATTTH
- a CDS encoding D-alanine--D-alanine ligase; this encodes MSATGQNHSNLGKVAVLMGGASAEREVSLMSGTGVLAALRSQGVDAHAFDPAERDLVELKREGFARCFIALHGRFGEDGTVQGALELLGIPYTGSGVMASSIAIDKIMTKRVWIAEGVPTPKYRLLAQGSIDRRQVIEVPDELGLPVIVKPAREGSSIGVNKVEGYSGMVEAVDAVLRLDSQVLCEAFIEGDEVTCPVLGTGDEAQALPVIRIVAPEGNYDYQNKYFTDTTQYLVPCGLPAGEEEAIQALVLKAYRVLGCRGWGRIDVMIDKATRKPYLLEINTSPGMTSHSLVPMSARAAGLSYEALCLRLLQAAALDNAPGAPQP
- the murC gene encoding UDP-N-acetylmuramate--L-alanine ligase; translation: MKHAVRHLHFVGIGGSGMSAIAEVIHKLGYTVSGSDQSDSATLRRLAGLGIHTFVGHDPANVQGADAIVTSTAVKADNPEVLAARENRVPIVPRALMLAELMRLKQGIAIAGTHGKTTTTSLVASVLVEAGLDPTFVIGGRLNSAGANARLGSGDYIVVEADESDASFLHLLPVMAVVTNIDADHMETYGHDFGNLKKAFVDFLHRMPFYGTAILCTDDPAIREILPDVTCPVTSYGFDEGAQVRAIDVRAVGGQMHFNVQRRNGVTLPDLAVVLNLPGRHNVLNALSAIAVAVELNVPDAAVQRALATFQGVGRRFQAYGECTARDGGSFTVVDDYGHHPVEMAATLAAARGAFPGRRLVLAFQPHRYSRTRDCFEDFVKVIGEADIVLLSEVYAAGEAPIVAADGRALARALRVAGRVEPVFVDDIAAMPQSIFDAAQGGDVVLCMGAGSIGAVPGKLVDLLSKKELQAVEE
- the murG gene encoding undecaprenyldiphospho-muramoylpentapeptide beta-N-acetylglucosaminyltransferase codes for the protein MTQHCALVMAGGTGGHIFPGLAVAEALRERGWRVHWLGVPGSMESQLVPPRGFAFEAIDFSGVRGKSLATLALLPLRLLRAFWQSIKVVRRVQPDVVLSMGGYIAFPGGMMGVLLGKSLVLHEQNSVPGLVNKVLSGVADRVFTAFPNVWPKAAWVGNPLRAPFLCQPGPAERFAGRSGPLKLLVVGGSLGARALNDTVPKALAMIPEDRRPIVLHQSGAKQIDELRASYADAGVQAELTPFIDDTARAYAEADMVICRAGASTVTELAAVGVAALFVPFPAAVDDHQTTNARFLVEQGGGWLIPQKELTPVGLAAMLNKMERSTLLQCALKAKKMQKIGATEAVVAACEELAK
- the ftsW gene encoding putative lipid II flippase FtsW, with protein sequence MSAQSMRWAGWFKGLPKAAADALPVRLGASSFSRTPSQPKHVKGFDQPLLWVTVALLAWGLVMVYSASIAMPDNPRFANYTHNFFLIRHAAFLGVAFVAALITFQVPMRTWERWAPWLFVFSLILLVLVLVPGVGRVVYGARRWLPLGIMNFQPSEMAKFAVVLYAADYMVRKMDVKENFWRAVLPMGVAVGVIGILLLAEPDMGAFMVIAVIAMGILFLGGVNARMFFLIATILTGAFCLMIAFNDYRRARIFAYLDPWSDTNALGKGYQLTHSLIAIGRGEIFGVGLGGSIEKLSWLPEAHTDFLLAVIGEEFGLVGMVVVIGLFFWLIRRIMHIGRQAIALDRLFAGLVAQGVGIWMGFQTFINMGVNLGALPTKGLTLPLMSFGGSAILWNLIALAVVLRIDFENRQLMHGIRA